In Candidatus Nanosynbacter lyticus, one genomic interval encodes:
- a CDS encoding FAD-dependent oxidoreductase gives MDTQQFDALIIGFGKAGKTLAVALANAGKKVALVERSPKMYGGTCINIACIPTKVLVNAAEHHQSFDEAMAHKTTVVTRLNEKNYHMLADRETVSVIEGEASFVDDRTVKIVAGDDELVVSAPQIFINTGAESIIPDIPGVDKPFVYTSTELLDKMTQPKQLAIIGGGYIGLEFASTYAKLGTKVTVFERGDALLAREDPAIARATTEALQAQGIEIVFSVDVTAIEGESTATIRTVNHDDYAGYDAVLMATGRRPATMSLNLPAAGVATDKRGAIVVDETLRTSRSHIWAMGDVTGGPQFTYASLDDFRIVRSQLLGDGLYTRAKQKTLPYAVFMQTPLGRVGMTEAEARATGREIIVKELPAMAIPRLHVDNATTGLLRAVIDANTGQILGASLLCRNSPEVINIIKTVMDNGLPYTVLRDQIFTHPTVSEALNDLFA, from the coding sequence ATGGATACACAACAATTTGACGCACTTATTATTGGTTTTGGCAAAGCTGGCAAGACATTGGCGGTAGCGCTGGCAAATGCGGGCAAAAAGGTAGCGCTGGTGGAGCGGTCGCCAAAGATGTATGGCGGCACCTGTATTAATATTGCTTGTATTCCTACTAAGGTGCTAGTCAATGCAGCCGAACATCATCAAAGTTTTGATGAGGCGATGGCACATAAGACAACGGTAGTGACGCGGTTGAATGAGAAGAACTATCACATGCTCGCAGATCGTGAAACGGTGAGCGTAATTGAAGGTGAGGCATCGTTTGTAGATGATCGTACTGTGAAGATTGTGGCGGGTGACGACGAGCTAGTAGTGAGTGCACCGCAGATTTTTATTAACACCGGTGCGGAATCAATTATCCCAGATATTCCAGGTGTTGATAAGCCGTTTGTATATACCAGTACTGAATTGCTGGATAAAATGACGCAGCCAAAACAGCTAGCTATCATTGGTGGCGGTTATATTGGGTTAGAATTTGCCTCAACTTATGCCAAACTTGGTACAAAAGTAACAGTATTTGAGAGGGGCGATGCTCTGCTTGCACGTGAAGATCCAGCAATCGCTCGGGCTACTACTGAAGCATTGCAGGCACAGGGTATCGAGATTGTGTTTAGTGTGGATGTGACAGCGATTGAGGGTGAGTCTACTGCAACGATTCGCACAGTAAATCATGATGATTACGCTGGTTATGATGCGGTTTTGATGGCTACGGGCCGTCGCCCGGCGACGATGAGCTTGAATTTACCAGCTGCTGGTGTAGCGACGGATAAGCGCGGGGCAATTGTGGTTGATGAAACACTTCGCACTAGTCGGTCGCATATTTGGGCAATGGGCGATGTAACGGGCGGGCCACAATTTACCTATGCGTCGCTGGATGATTTTCGGATTGTGAGAAGCCAGTTGCTGGGTGACGGTCTGTACACTCGCGCCAAACAAAAAACCTTGCCGTACGCGGTCTTTATGCAAACGCCGCTAGGTCGGGTGGGTATGACAGAGGCTGAGGCGCGTGCGACGGGGCGCGAAATTATCGTAAAAGAGCTGCCTGCTATGGCGATTCCACGCCTGCATGTTGATAATGCTACAACAGGCTTGCTGCGTGCGGTGATTGATGCAAACACTGGACAAATTTTGGGTGCTAGTTTATTGTGTCGTAACTCACCAGAAGTCATTAATATTATAAAAACTGTAATGGATAATGGCCTGCCGTATACTGTACTGCGTGACCAAATATTCACTCATCCAACGGTGAGTGAGGCATTGAACGATTTATTTGCATAA
- a CDS encoding DNA recombination protein RmuC — MEAIIIILLVIIVMGLGATLFVLQSKLGELKQQSSVELIKTDVVELGRTIAKLNESVSDKLERSNAQVQTSVQKQLSESAKLVADVTQRLAKLDETNKRVVDVATDLKTLQNVLQNPKQRGVFGEFYLESVLDNVLPAKQFQMQYRFKDGEIVDAVIFLDKGQILPVDSKFSLENYNRMINAETKVERELWLNKVKADLKGRIDETSKYIRPREHTMDFAFMFIPSESLYYDLLINNVGAGGSSRDLIEYAFRDKRVIIVSPTSFLAYLQTVLQGLRSLQIEEQAKDIQVRVGQLGVHVKKFDELMTKMGKSLSTTVGHYNNSYKELGKIDKDVVRIAGGNHQTQPELIDRPTQED, encoded by the coding sequence ATGGAAGCCATTATCATTATTCTCTTAGTTATTATCGTTATGGGGTTGGGTGCGACGCTGTTTGTGCTGCAATCAAAGCTCGGCGAACTAAAGCAGCAGTCATCGGTCGAGCTCATCAAAACCGATGTGGTGGAGTTGGGGCGGACCATCGCCAAGCTGAATGAATCAGTCAGTGATAAACTTGAGCGCAGCAACGCTCAGGTGCAAACCTCGGTGCAAAAGCAGTTGTCAGAAAGCGCTAAGTTGGTGGCGGACGTGACACAGCGGTTGGCAAAGTTGGATGAAACAAATAAGCGGGTGGTTGACGTGGCGACTGACCTGAAAACTCTGCAGAACGTCCTGCAAAACCCGAAGCAGCGCGGCGTGTTCGGCGAGTTTTACTTAGAAAGCGTGCTGGACAATGTTCTGCCCGCCAAGCAGTTTCAGATGCAATATCGCTTCAAGGACGGCGAGATTGTTGATGCGGTAATTTTTTTAGACAAGGGGCAGATTTTGCCGGTGGATAGTAAATTTAGCTTGGAAAATTATAACCGTATGATCAATGCCGAGACCAAAGTTGAGCGTGAGCTGTGGCTAAACAAGGTGAAGGCTGACCTGAAGGGGCGCATTGACGAAACCAGCAAATATATCCGCCCGCGTGAGCATACTATGGACTTTGCCTTCATGTTCATCCCGAGTGAGTCGCTGTATTATGATCTACTCATCAATAATGTCGGTGCGGGCGGTTCGAGCCGCGATTTGATCGAATATGCCTTTCGTGACAAGCGCGTGATCATCGTCAGTCCGACCAGCTTTTTGGCGTATTTGCAGACGGTGCTGCAGGGTCTGAGGAGTCTACAGATTGAAGAGCAGGCCAAGGACATCCAGGTACGTGTCGGCCAGCTGGGCGTGCATGTCAAAAAGTTTGACGAGCTAATGACCAAGATGGGCAAGAGTCTCAGCACGACTGTCGGGCATTATAATAATTCGTATAAAGAGCTGGGCAAGATTGATAAAGACGTGGTGCGGATCGCTGGCGGTAATCACCAAACGCAGCCAGAACTAATCGATCGACCAACACAGGAAGACTAA
- a CDS encoding phosphatase PAP2 family protein, protein MISASVYERPPTRYTDDMDLQWIVKLIADGLVVPIVLIGAYALLKLVPNDKKYQVYARVLMAGLTAYVAAKIIGVIYQPDQMRPFEVLGVAAGASFLNNPGFPSDHALFTMAITLAVWFGAKDRRLAVICLAMTILVCVGRVIALVHTPLDVIGGLLIACVGIIWYVPMKHAEKSDI, encoded by the coding sequence ATGATTTCTGCAAGCGTTTACGAGCGTCCGCCAACGCGATATACTGATGATATGGACTTGCAATGGATTGTTAAATTGATCGCCGATGGATTGGTTGTGCCGATTGTGTTGATCGGGGCTTATGCGTTACTAAAACTGGTGCCTAATGATAAAAAATATCAGGTTTACGCTCGGGTGCTGATGGCGGGGCTAACGGCGTATGTGGCAGCAAAAATTATCGGAGTGATTTATCAGCCGGACCAAATGCGGCCGTTTGAGGTTTTAGGAGTGGCGGCGGGGGCGTCGTTTTTGAATAATCCAGGCTTTCCGTCTGACCACGCGTTATTTACAATGGCAATTACGCTGGCGGTGTGGTTTGGCGCTAAGGATCGGCGACTGGCGGTTATTTGTCTGGCGATGACAATTCTGGTATGTGTGGGGCGGGTGATTGCTTTGGTGCATACACCGCTTGACGTTATTGGCGGATTGTTGATTGCCTGTGTGGGTATTATCTGGTATGTACCGATGAAGCACGCAGAAAAGTCGGATATTTAA
- a CDS encoding HIT family protein, producing MNHTIFDDIVSGNMKSWKVWEDEKFLAFLTPFPNTPGFTVVIPKHNPGDYVFSLDDKLYSEMMLAVKKVANILEQAFDTPRVALIFEGTGVAHVHAKLVPLHGDLAKGIGSAVSHEQAFYAEYPGWLTTVDGPKMDDAQLDEIQARILAAQEEN from the coding sequence ATGAATCACACAATTTTCGACGACATCGTATCAGGCAATATGAAATCTTGGAAAGTTTGGGAGGACGAGAAGTTTTTGGCGTTTTTGACGCCGTTTCCGAACACGCCAGGCTTTACTGTGGTGATACCGAAACATAATCCAGGCGATTATGTTTTTTCTTTGGATGATAAATTGTACTCTGAAATGATGCTGGCGGTGAAAAAGGTTGCTAATATTTTGGAGCAGGCCTTTGATACACCGCGAGTGGCGTTGATTTTTGAAGGCACAGGCGTGGCGCATGTGCATGCCAAGTTGGTGCCGCTGCATGGCGATTTGGCGAAGGGAATTGGCTCGGCAGTATCGCACGAGCAGGCATTTTATGCGGAATATCCGGGTTGGCTAACGACTGTTGATGGTCCAAAAATGGATGACGCTCAATTGGACGAGATTCAGGCGCGGATTTTGGCAGCGCAGGAAGAAAACTAA
- the pheS gene encoding phenylalanine--tRNA ligase subunit alpha, translated as MEKLDEVRTILLSRVDELAEPRSVLRSAELRELYGVIATLPSEERGAFGKKVNELKQELERAITAREDELSKVDLPPIDVTAPMDVNAPRPELLPSERGTIHPLMREIDRISDIFNRMGFVTEESREIDDQFHMFESLNFPKGHPARDDYDTFMTEETDANGDRLIAPAHTSTMQNRVLKKYHGNLAKGEAIAAIVPDRVFRNEDLDARHEHTFYQVEGVYVAKGVNVGNLIATLQEFLQEYYGKKLDVRVNPFYFPFTEPSFEFALSCPFCEGKNPDCKVCSGEGWIELLGCGMIHPNVLEAADIDPNKYTGFAFGCGIDRLVMMKYGIEDVRHFESGKLDFLEQF; from the coding sequence ATGGAAAAGTTGGATGAAGTTCGAACAATATTATTATCACGAGTAGATGAGCTGGCTGAACCTCGCAGTGTCCTGCGCAGTGCGGAGCTGCGGGAACTATATGGCGTTATCGCGACGTTGCCTAGTGAAGAGCGCGGGGCGTTTGGTAAAAAGGTTAATGAATTGAAACAGGAGTTGGAGCGGGCGATTACGGCTCGCGAGGATGAGCTGTCAAAAGTTGACTTGCCGCCAATTGACGTGACGGCACCGATGGATGTCAATGCTCCGCGCCCTGAATTACTGCCGAGTGAGCGCGGTACGATTCATCCATTGATGCGTGAAATTGACCGCATTTCTGACATTTTCAATCGCATGGGCTTTGTGACGGAAGAGTCGCGCGAGATTGATGATCAATTCCACATGTTTGAAAGCTTGAATTTTCCAAAAGGCCACCCGGCGCGCGATGATTATGATACGTTCATGACCGAGGAGACTGACGCTAACGGCGACCGCTTAATCGCGCCGGCGCACACCTCAACCATGCAAAACCGTGTGTTGAAAAAATATCATGGTAATTTGGCGAAGGGCGAGGCAATCGCCGCCATCGTGCCCGACCGGGTGTTCCGTAACGAAGATCTGGACGCGCGCCACGAGCACACGTTCTATCAAGTTGAGGGCGTATATGTCGCCAAGGGAGTTAATGTCGGTAATCTGATCGCCACCTTGCAGGAGTTTTTGCAGGAATATTACGGCAAGAAATTGGATGTGCGCGTCAATCCATTTTACTTCCCGTTCACTGAGCCGAGCTTTGAGTTCGCGCTGAGCTGTCCGTTTTGTGAAGGCAAAAATCCGGACTGTAAAGTTTGTTCGGGCGAGGGCTGGATAGAACTACTGGGCTGCGGCATGATACATCCGAATGTGCTGGAGGCTGCCGACATCGATCCGAATAAGTATACTGGCTTTGCCTTTGGCTGCGGCATTGACCGGCTGGTAATGATGAAATACGGCATCGAGGACGTGCGGCATTTTGAGAGCGGTAAGTTGGATTTTTTGGAGCAGTTTTAA
- a CDS encoding sensor histidine kinase: protein MKRLKLFPKTFLVSIGLFAALIILVHALVYTLMPQFYLQQKEHEAADNLTALVAELRGKSTEEMRRLSQEFAQMKNVNITLTIDGRNQYFQGFQSINIVTDSGKSVDTSVVKIADGQTVDPRSVILRQGSVANNQGQTITVKLLADVVPVTQAKLATLHVLPYTMLGSLLVALLFSYVYSRFVTRPIRQMAAVTTTMQRLEKNAHYPVNSHDEIGVLGRNINELYQNLWQTIRSLEYENKRITQLEKEKIAFLRAASHELKTPLAALRIMLENMQLNIGEYKNRDQYLAESVAQVDRLAAMVNDVLRSGSVAEQALRQEKRLGIDKLVTEVVDDYVLLAKTCGMTFEVNTEPTTIRANRDMMRHVISNLVSNAVRHGDAGSVIKITCDQHELAIENACKPLTKQQLQHIFDPFYRSNGAKQHADSSGIGLYIVKMLLDAKGLDYDFTLHGRGMRFVVRFN from the coding sequence ATGAAGCGGCTTAAGTTATTTCCCAAAACATTTTTGGTGTCAATCGGCCTGTTTGCGGCGTTGATCATCCTGGTGCATGCGCTGGTCTACACCTTGATGCCGCAATTTTATTTGCAGCAAAAAGAGCACGAGGCGGCGGACAATCTCACGGCGCTCGTGGCTGAACTACGCGGTAAATCGACTGAGGAAATGCGCCGTCTCAGCCAGGAGTTTGCTCAGATGAAAAATGTTAATATCACGCTGACAATTGACGGACGTAATCAGTATTTTCAAGGTTTTCAGTCGATCAACATCGTGACCGATAGTGGTAAATCGGTTGACACCAGTGTGGTGAAAATTGCTGACGGGCAGACTGTCGATCCGCGCTCGGTGATTTTGCGGCAGGGGAGTGTGGCGAACAACCAAGGCCAAACGATTACGGTCAAGCTACTCGCCGACGTGGTGCCTGTCACTCAGGCCAAGCTCGCTACCTTGCACGTATTGCCATATACCATGCTCGGTTCGCTGCTGGTGGCACTGCTGTTTTCTTACGTTTATAGCCGTTTTGTGACGCGGCCGATTCGCCAGATGGCGGCGGTGACCACGACCATGCAGCGGCTGGAAAAGAACGCGCATTACCCAGTGAATAGTCATGACGAGATTGGCGTGCTGGGGCGAAATATTAATGAGCTCTATCAAAATCTATGGCAAACAATTCGTTCGCTGGAGTATGAAAATAAGCGGATCACGCAGCTGGAGAAAGAAAAAATCGCCTTCCTCCGCGCGGCCTCGCACGAGTTGAAAACGCCGTTAGCGGCCCTCAGGATTATGCTGGAAAACATGCAACTCAACATCGGCGAGTATAAAAATCGCGATCAGTACCTGGCGGAATCAGTGGCACAGGTTGACCGCTTGGCGGCGATGGTGAATGATGTTTTGCGTTCTGGCAGTGTCGCCGAGCAGGCTTTGCGTCAGGAAAAGCGGCTGGGGATTGACAAGCTGGTCACTGAGGTAGTTGACGATTATGTGTTGCTGGCAAAAACGTGCGGCATGACTTTCGAGGTTAATACAGAACCAACGACCATTCGTGCCAACCGCGACATGATGCGCCACGTCATCTCGAACCTGGTATCAAACGCGGTGCGCCACGGCGACGCGGGGAGCGTGATAAAAATTACATGCGACCAGCATGAGCTGGCCATCGAAAACGCTTGCAAACCGCTCACCAAACAGCAACTTCAGCACATCTTTGATCCGTTTTATCGGAGCAATGGTGCGAAGCAACATGCCGACAGCAGTGGTATCGGCCTCTACATCGTGAAAATGCTACTCGACGCCAAGGGTCTGGACTATGATTTCACACTGCATGGGCGGGGCATGCGGTTTGTGGTGAGGTTTAATTAA
- a CDS encoding ATP-binding cassette domain-containing protein, with the protein MSNTRKKRLERSAKSARVKANSAGSNRSSSDNDKLSAHFRKEKAASGLAGTANSISTRIGQLDEPERPEEDISLSFLFKEQSTKKLNLLSVTNLEMDYGNGQKIGPISLNIRSGDKVLLTGENGAGKTSIIRGIMNMAPVSSGSIHTNKDAGLIYIDQNQTLPLPSASALDNLRYLAPSLELHDAINLLIRFNIKKDTLQTTPGSELSGGERAKVLLAGMTANDAGLLILDEPTNNLDIATIEALEAALKQYRGGTLLVSHDRDFIKNVGITESISIAPSCRLKCRTKQD; encoded by the coding sequence ATGAGCAATACGAGAAAGAAACGGCTAGAACGTAGTGCGAAATCTGCAAGAGTCAAAGCAAATTCAGCTGGATCTAATCGTTCGAGTTCGGACAATGACAAACTTTCCGCTCATTTTCGAAAAGAAAAAGCCGCTAGTGGACTTGCGGGTACAGCAAACAGCATAAGTACACGTATCGGACAACTTGATGAACCGGAAAGACCAGAGGAAGATATATCATTGAGCTTCCTCTTCAAAGAGCAGTCTACAAAAAAGCTCAATCTGCTTTCTGTCACAAACTTAGAGATGGACTATGGTAATGGCCAAAAAATTGGACCGATTTCTCTAAATATTCGTTCGGGCGACAAAGTATTACTTACGGGCGAAAATGGTGCAGGTAAGACTTCAATTATACGAGGAATTATGAATATGGCACCGGTCTCTTCCGGTAGTATTCACACCAACAAAGATGCAGGGTTGATTTATATTGATCAAAATCAAACACTGCCACTTCCGAGTGCTTCTGCACTTGATAATCTACGCTACTTAGCTCCTTCACTCGAGCTACATGATGCTATAAATCTACTAATCAGGTTCAACATTAAGAAGGATACATTGCAAACAACGCCAGGGTCAGAACTAAGCGGTGGTGAGCGTGCGAAAGTACTGCTTGCGGGGATGACAGCAAATGACGCAGGCCTACTTATTCTTGATGAGCCGACCAACAATCTCGACATTGCTACTATTGAGGCACTAGAGGCAGCCCTTAAACAATACCGAGGCGGTACGCTACTCGTTTCACACGATCGAGACTTTATCAAGAATGTGGGCATCACCGAAAGTATAAGTATTGCCCCTTCCTGCAGATTAAAATGTCGCACCAAACAAGATTGA
- a CDS encoding response regulator transcription factor: MNILLVEDEPAVRTGTEQFLRQRGFTVVTATSGEEALEKSTGADVIILDIMLPGMSGIETLHQIRQTSDVPVLMLTALHDEPTQVASFDELADDYMSKPFSLVILEKRIRALLRRQQSVKKTLWQRGLASVDFAAYQGFYDDADAHLKPKEVQLLKLLVDNPNMVWSRQAIIDKLWCDDEVPFDRVIDVYIKNLRKKLHLDCIITVKGVGYRYEAA, encoded by the coding sequence GTGAACATCCTCCTTGTTGAAGACGAACCGGCAGTTCGCACTGGCACCGAGCAGTTCCTCCGCCAGCGCGGTTTTACGGTGGTGACAGCGACCAGTGGCGAGGAAGCACTGGAGAAATCTACTGGGGCAGATGTGATTATTCTCGACATTATGCTACCAGGGATGAGTGGTATCGAGACGCTGCACCAAATTCGCCAGACCAGCGACGTGCCGGTACTGATGCTGACGGCATTGCATGATGAGCCGACGCAAGTTGCGAGTTTTGACGAGCTGGCGGATGATTATATGAGTAAGCCGTTTTCGCTGGTGATTTTGGAGAAGCGAATTAGGGCCTTGCTTCGCCGCCAACAGTCTGTCAAAAAGACCTTGTGGCAGCGCGGTCTGGCCTCGGTGGATTTCGCGGCGTATCAGGGATTTTATGATGATGCTGACGCACATCTCAAGCCCAAGGAAGTGCAGCTGCTCAAGCTACTCGTCGATAACCCAAACATGGTCTGGAGTCGGCAGGCTATCATTGACAAGTTGTGGTGTGATGACGAGGTGCCGTTCGACCGGGTGATTGACGTTTACATCAAAAACTTGCGCAAAAAATTGCACCTGGACTGCATCATCACGGTGAAGGGAGTGGGTTATCGCTATGAAGCGGCTTAA
- a CDS encoding MIP/aquaporin family protein yields MATKKTSKKAPVKATAKKTAAKTETKTTVKRVVAESVAPKSQRAKLDSKLPSNLINIVIAEIVGTFILTLAAIFASDILSSMYVGFALMLIVTAIGGISGAHVNPAVTFGLWSMRKLKTILVPFYWGAQFLGAMAAIVLIGSLTNGGFALSFDQFTAFSWNIFAIELIGTAVFVFGIAAVLQRKEIKVAGQAFGIGLALMIGLVASGSLYSYVKGAAIAKIQKEQNAAQSEKGGRTYPREIYVSGATLNPAVALASTEKTDSQLRSSGVLPAEGEKSYSRFSLEVIAATLIGAALGGNLFLLVNYRNKDEE; encoded by the coding sequence ATGGCTACGAAGAAAACTTCAAAGAAAGCCCCGGTTAAAGCTACGGCAAAGAAAACTGCCGCTAAAACCGAAACCAAAACGACCGTCAAGCGTGTCGTTGCTGAATCTGTTGCGCCCAAAAGTCAGCGCGCCAAATTAGATTCTAAATTACCAAGCAACTTAATCAATATCGTCATTGCAGAAATCGTCGGCACGTTCATTTTGACGCTAGCCGCAATATTCGCATCAGACATCCTATCATCAATGTACGTTGGCTTTGCGCTCATGCTCATCGTCACTGCTATTGGTGGTATTTCTGGCGCACACGTCAACCCAGCCGTTACTTTCGGTTTGTGGTCAATGCGCAAGCTAAAAACCATTTTGGTACCATTTTACTGGGGCGCCCAGTTCCTTGGTGCAATGGCAGCTATTGTACTAATTGGATCATTGACAAATGGCGGCTTTGCGCTTAGCTTTGATCAATTTACCGCATTTTCATGGAATATCTTTGCCATAGAATTAATTGGTACTGCAGTATTCGTATTTGGTATTGCTGCAGTTCTCCAGCGCAAAGAAATCAAGGTTGCCGGACAAGCTTTTGGGATCGGCTTAGCGTTGATGATCGGCCTAGTTGCATCTGGATCTCTATACTCGTACGTTAAAGGTGCCGCTATCGCAAAAATCCAGAAAGAGCAAAACGCCGCTCAATCTGAAAAGGGTGGTCGCACCTACCCACGAGAAATTTATGTTTCAGGAGCTACTTTGAACCCAGCAGTCGCTCTAGCAAGCACAGAAAAAACCGACTCCCAACTACGCAGCAGCGGGGTATTGCCAGCTGAAGGCGAGAAAAGCTACTCTCGCTTTAGCCTAGAGGTTATTGCAGCTACACTAATCGGCGCAGCACTGGGAGGCAACTTGTTCTTACTGGTAAATTACCGCAATAAAGACGAAGAGTAA
- a CDS encoding alpha/beta hydrolase, whose protein sequence is MAVRGKALMITIVGVVAVLAAMSVAWVFLCPSRSANLQKAHIQRRDYDQSVKDIQKVIADDAANGEVRPESRPILKTHGKKTARAVMILHGVSGEPSAMAELADWFYQTGYNVYVPRAPHHGLKDGKQHGKVRASELVKFMSDSAGLVSGLGDELGVIGHSGGGTLATWLAQYGDGLFSRVLLLSPYYEPDASQVPKWQVALLCNLYGRHLLPDQFFDGALSYRALANYVIVKQNYRSDLKAVGLKHVGLIIGNEDRLIDSAMARDIAEKMAKNSGATFTNETTPAHMGVGHELIWPGDKAVKQYKKELYDMYVRVYER, encoded by the coding sequence ATGGCAGTACGTGGTAAAGCGCTGATGATAACAATAGTTGGTGTCGTGGCGGTACTGGCTGCAATGTCTGTTGCTTGGGTCTTTCTGTGTCCAAGTCGTAGTGCTAATCTGCAAAAAGCTCACATTCAGCGGCGTGATTATGACCAATCAGTAAAGGATATTCAAAAGGTCATTGCTGATGATGCGGCTAATGGCGAGGTGCGTCCAGAATCTCGCCCAATTCTGAAAACTCACGGCAAGAAAACTGCGCGGGCGGTGATGATTCTTCATGGCGTCAGCGGTGAGCCGTCGGCGATGGCAGAGTTGGCGGATTGGTTCTATCAGACGGGATACAATGTCTACGTGCCGCGAGCACCGCACCATGGCCTGAAAGATGGCAAGCAGCACGGCAAAGTTCGCGCCAGTGAATTGGTGAAGTTTATGAGTGATAGTGCTGGGCTGGTCAGCGGGCTGGGCGATGAGCTGGGTGTGATTGGTCATTCGGGCGGTGGCACGTTGGCGACGTGGCTAGCACAATATGGTGATGGATTGTTCTCGCGAGTGCTGCTGCTCTCACCGTACTACGAGCCGGACGCTTCTCAGGTGCCAAAGTGGCAAGTGGCACTACTGTGCAATCTTTACGGTAGGCATTTGCTGCCAGACCAGTTCTTTGACGGCGCGTTGTCGTACCGGGCATTAGCAAATTATGTCATCGTCAAGCAAAATTATCGCAGTGATTTGAAGGCGGTAGGGTTGAAGCACGTTGGTTTGATCATCGGTAACGAGGACCGTCTGATTGACAGCGCCATGGCGCGTGATATTGCAGAAAAGATGGCCAAAAACAGTGGTGCCACGTTTACAAATGAGACGACGCCAGCACACATGGGAGTTGGACATGAATTGATATGGCCAGGGGATAAGGCTGTGAAGCAATACAAAAAAGAATTGTACGACATGTACGTACGGGTGTACGAGCGGTGA
- a CDS encoding ATP-binding cassette domain-containing protein — translation MISLNHVSYEIDGKEILHDVSFTINSGEKIGIVGPNGAGKTTLLKLIDGDLVPTSGEIVRTKEEIGMLPQDLREWLDHSVYGFIEEVTRVKGAREQFDGQYVKLEHDSSEHTLLLYADALERYDKFEVVLFGANLEKTLRRAGIASIDVDKEIGNFSGGQRTRIALAAVFASHYDIVLLDEPTNNLDEKGVVVLEKFIKGSNAAFLIVSHDRRFLRNVTSRIIEIMGGDQGIRQYSLGYDEYVEARERARQATFDRYEQYEKETART, via the coding sequence ATGATTAGCCTCAACCATGTCTCTTATGAAATTGACGGAAAAGAAATTCTTCATGACGTATCGTTCACCATTAATAGCGGTGAAAAAATTGGCATCGTAGGACCAAACGGCGCTGGCAAAACAACACTTTTAAAACTTATCGATGGTGACCTCGTTCCTACTTCTGGTGAGATTGTAAGGACTAAAGAAGAGATTGGTATGTTACCGCAAGATTTGCGCGAATGGCTAGACCATAGTGTATATGGATTTATTGAAGAAGTTACAAGAGTCAAGGGTGCACGCGAACAGTTTGACGGGCAGTACGTCAAGCTTGAACATGACTCGAGCGAACACACACTTTTACTCTATGCTGATGCACTCGAGCGCTATGACAAGTTTGAGGTCGTATTGTTTGGTGCGAATTTAGAAAAGACACTAAGGCGCGCCGGTATAGCCTCGATTGACGTTGATAAGGAAATCGGTAACTTTTCTGGCGGTCAGCGAACGCGAATTGCGCTTGCAGCAGTGTTTGCTTCGCATTACGATATCGTCCTACTCGATGAGCCAACCAATAATCTTGACGAAAAAGGCGTCGTTGTATTAGAAAAATTTATCAAAGGCTCTAATGCAGCCTTCCTGATAGTATCGCACGATCGTCGTTTCCTCAGAAACGTAACAAGTCGTATCATTGAGATTATGGGCGGAGATCAGGGTATACGACAATACAGCCTCGGATATGACGAATATGTCGAAGCTAGGGAGAGGGCAAGGCAAGCCACCTTTGATCGCTATGAGCAATACGAGAAAGAAACGGCTAGAACGTAG